ATGACCTGTAAGGATAGCCAAACTATCACTGGCATGCCCTGGGAATTACCATACCTAGATACCAGAAATGGGGaatttcatcaagggaaagagaTGTTCATGTCTTTGACATAGACCTAGCTGGTGACAATATGCACTTTCATTGTTCAAGGACTCAGTGTCTAAAGATCTCTGCATGCTTACTATATATACTTAGTAAATCCTACTTACATCCCAGCTGCTCCATTGGAGCATTTTACCACAGTAGTAAAAGTGGGTCCAGAAGTGAAAGCGGTAATAGGAGAATAGtattaccagaaatgcacacacatgtCCAAGACATGAGTTtatgagcagtggggaattgctttgcaagaGGTTGGTAGCATTAAGgttcatttgccaatgtttacaagtTGATTACACcttttagaactcaaggcagacaacaggtagttatagtaaaataacaagtaatctttattagaaggaaaataataaaaagaaatagacaaacatatatatgACACACTAACAGTTAAGCGGGTaggaaaataaaaagggggaaaggattgcAATCactatatttaccagtcctggagagggTAGAGGCAGAGACATGACCAGTGCGTAGGGTGATCTGAATGGACCCGAATCAGAAGCACATTTTGGCTTGGCAAAACCagagtttatatatgttttttggaAAGGGGGTCATGCTGGATTCATGGTGGGGGCATGATAGGGGCCAGTTGagcgcatgatggaattttccatcagTAGGAAGTTGGGAAATGCCCTGGCTGGGTCTGGAGATGAGTGTTAATGGGCTCAAAtaaaggaaaccatcatgtctcaatggatCTAACTGTTGGGTTGGGAGAGAAATTTCCTTTGGCAGATTGACTTAGAGTGagtcagaggtgagagacaaaggaAATTGCCTAGAAGCCTGTAGGCAAACATGACTTTGccagccacttgatcagcaatacaataggTGAGGGGAGGAGAGCAAAATGTGTTTCAGTTTGCAGCTATCATATTGAATCTGTGACTAAGAATAAGCTGGGGATGTGTCTGACCCTGCTGAGTCCTGGCAGACTCTAATAGTGTCTCGACTAAGCCTAGATTATTGAGGGGttccactggttgttggggacagtatgccagcCCTGCCAAACATATTGGCCTTTGTTCTTCTCATGCATGCACGCCTGCATGATTAATGTTCTGACAGGAAATGCTCTGGATGACTGAGAGTAGACTGTCTAGTACCAGGACTTGTCTCATATTGCTATGGCATATTATGAACTATTATGATCCACAATCTCACAGTGGTGACAGCAAgaaggcctgcagaactgcattatTTTAAGAAAGTGTATTTAAATTTAGAACTTGAGGGATGTTTTCCTAATATTAGTATGCAGTTCTGGAAACCCAGACtctgggagggcaggggaggaccCATCTGTACTCTTGAGAGTAAATACTATAAAATAATCTCAGAAATGACATGTCCCCTTCCTGCCACTCTGGAGCAAGGTAGTCCAGAATATCCATCTTCCCAGGCATTCAAAAAGCCAAGGCTGGATTTCCCATCCCACTCTTCCCGTTCCTCcagcaatcacagaatcatagaatcatagagttggaaggggccacacaggccgtctagtccaaccccctgctcaacgcaggatcagccctaagcatcctaaagcatccaagaaaagtgtgcatccaacctttgcttgaagactgccaatccCTATGGCAATTCCGAAAACTGGATACTGAGTCTTGGGAGAGCCATAGAAAATGCCACAGAGAgctacaataaaaacaagaacttGTCGGAAGACCTTTATTTGCAtaccaaagaaaagaaatatataaCACAAAGCATTGATTATTTTACAGTTATGAGTCCTCATAGCCAGTTGTAGAAACCTGGCAACCAATTCAATTactagagaggggggggggggttgttgcctAGTAAGAAAGTGATCCTAGCCTCATCATCAAATCTGTGTCATTAACAAAGGACTGGCCTGATGAGCTATCCATGAATAATGGCATTGAGTGGACGAAAGAAAAACACTTGTAAGATGGTTTCAGCACTGCCAGAATTACCGGGACAGACACTTTCAGAACAGGGCATTGACTAAAATCTCCCTAGGCATACAGCAGAGGGGAGAATGTTAAATCTTGCCAACATAAGTGTTCACCACAATTGGGGGGCTATTGcataaaacaaaaaattaaagttGTTTTATGGATATGATCCAACCAGCTTGTCCCATGGTGGAAAAGGGAaatcaacacatacacacactatagACTTGCATAGATATTTCTagactgactgattgattcacTTGTTAGTCTGCCTTTCCTGATGAAATATAAGGCAGATTACAAAGCCACAATGCAAAAGAACCAATATAAGATGTGTAATAATAAACACTGAAATAGAGGTGGATTACAAAGTGAGAAAACAATGTCCTTGTTGACTTTGGATGCTGATATTTCCAAGGCACTCTTAATTAACTGCTTCCCATTTATGCCTAGTTGCGTTGATGCTGGCCCCTGCACGCTACTCATAGATGAGCTGGGAagagaaaactgggctaaaaggcAGGATCAATATAGATCTTAAAACATTGTCAATGATGTGGCATCCAATATTCCGATCAGTCTTTTCTACCTCAGCTTTCAAGCAACCACATTATTCACGGAGATATGCATAGTCATCAACACAACATACAGAATTATTTACTGGTATCTCTGCATAGGACTACCGTGTCATTCAGTTATCATTTCCAGATTGGGAGTGGGAAATGCCTCACTGTCAGATATGCTGAAAAGGCTCTTAACTTCCTTCTCAAGGCTTCTTTTACTTCCATGTTACGTAGGCTATATATGAGGGGATTAACCATGGGGGTCATCACTGTGTAGCAGAGGGAGAAGACTTTCTTCACTTCCTTTAGGTCTTTGGCTCTTGGTAGCAGATAGACAAGCATCAGTGTTCCATAATACAAGGCAACCACTGTGAGGTGAGAGGAGCAGGCGGAGAAAGCCTTTTGCCTCCCAGTGGTGGATGACATCCTGAAGATAGACACTATGATGGATATGTAAGAGGACAGGGTGAGTAGAAAGGGAGGCAGGGTGAACGTACAAGTAAATATGAATGCTGACAGTTCAAAGGAAGCAGTGTCACTACATGAGAGATACCTTATGTCAGGAATAACATCACAAAAATAGTGATCAATCTCATTCGGACCACAGAAGGATAGCCATGAGAGTTGCAAAGTCAAGCTTGTGCTAACCAGAACGCCACTCACCCACGACACAGCAGCTAATTGGAAACTCAATCTACTGTTCATTAGAACTGCATAATGAAGTGGTTTACAGATTGCTAAATACCTGTCATAAGACATCATGGAGAGGAGGTAACATTCAGTACCTCCCAGGCAAGCAAAGATGAAAAACTGTGCAAAACAAGAATCGAAAGACATATATTTTTCCCCAGTCAATAGGCTTGACAACATGGTAGGTAAAACTGTAGAGCTACAAAAAGATTCCAGGAAAGACAGATTTcccaggaagaagtacatgggggtgtgaaGGTGTCAGTCAGCCGCAACTAGCACAATAATCAGAAGATTACCAGCCATGGTTACCAAGTAGATTGATAAGAATAGCAGGAAGAGAGGAGTCCGCAGCTTTGGAAGATCTCCAAATCCCAAGAGTATGAATTTGGAAACAGTTGTATGGTTTGACTGTAAATTCTCTGCCATGTGTCCATCTAGAGAAAGCAAAACTGATATTGTAACAACTGGGATAAAAAACTGAGATGCCTTATACAGGCAGGAGTCTGAGGTAAATATTGCCTAGTTCTGTCAGAATGAAGATTACTTCTTTGCCCAATGTGCCTTCAAATTTTGTTTAGTTGCAACAAGCGTGAAGTCAAGGAGGAAATACTATTCTCCTGCTCAAACAAGCAGGAGCAATCCTGAATCTGTTATAGGATCTATAACACAGGTCATTTCCCATGCTTTGGGAAGTCCCAGAGATACCTGGGGTATAGTCAATTTTTTCACCATCTTTCCCAATTTCCTTCATACAGTCCCTATCCCATGTGGCTGATAACACTATTGTCCTCATACACTGTAGGGGTGATCAAAGGGTatgcctctttcttttttgtgCAATGGAAAAGCTGCCTGGATTTCAACAATTGCATCCttcccaaccccctgccccccataCCCAAGAACTTCAATCACTTATTACCTTTTTGTTGCTGGATCACTGAATAACAGAATTTTTTTCCCTCAGTACGTTAATATAGTCTGCTGTTCAATTATACTTGGTTCTCTGCtggatatttgtttatatttttcacaAAGCAAGAAAATCTCCCTTGATGGTTCTTATAACTAATGTTATATGAAGAAGGGAAATCACAAGcacatacattctttttccaaggGAATTTAAGCCACCATCTACCCAGTTCCCATGGGCTATCTGTATTCATTTATTGCAACAAAAATAATCAACAAGAGTCTTTCCACACCTTAAAgacattcatttttttattttaacatgAGCTTTTGGGGACTAGCATCCACTTCCacagaaatttacatttgaataaaaatgtgttattCCTTAAGCTTTCATGAGACTGTTTTAATTTAAGGGCTCAGGGCTCTGAGGAGATcggagccctgcccaaacttccacactcctgcagggcctgcaaaagggagctcttccaacaggcattcGCTGGAGGCCGACCGACttgaaacatctgctggtccccccagatgcccccACGTGACTGAAATAATTGACCTCTCAATGTTGCTGTTAtctgttattatattattaatgatgtattgtaatgttttaaggttttactgaaagttgttttgatgttacagcctGTGTAACGTTCCAtgaaagttatataatgttcaatgtaaaccgcccagagccgaaaagaatgggcggtatagaaatccaaataaataaataaataagccaaacCATGTATGTGGGCCAGGAGAGGCTAATTCACTTGAGTGGAGCTATTCTGAACTCAATTGTTTTTGCTACTGCAAAGTATTTGACCTATTGAACATTTTGAGCTGGAGCCCTTGAATACCATCATATTTTGCTACTGGAAAATGTAATGAGAGATCTCCCCCCATCTAACCATAGTAAGGTTTTCTCTGCATTCTGTTCCCCTTGAACTACTTTTTAATTAGAAGAATTTCTAAAATGAATTCCAGAAGTGAATTCTACAGGGTTTCCAGTTCTTTTTTTCCTCACAGTTTCACTTCTATATAATATACACGTCTACACTGGtaaatttttaataaatgttttaatatatttttaaataaaatcctcATACATGGAAATGAAACAGGTGGTGCAAATGTTAACCTAAATGTTCTTAATTTGTGGAGGGAATTAAGTAAGCAAGAGAGGGCTAATACAGTAAGACCtattgccaatgtttatgaggtaattcctttaggaatccaaggcagacaacagatattaaaaagaattcagtttttattAAGACAAATAATGAACTGGACTAACACATATGCGATTACACTTGCACAAGGAGGAACAAAGAGAAGGATATGGCTTGAAATGGAGGACATatccccatttttttttcataCATTCCTGTCAGGCTTAAATTGCCCCTATCGCCACTACCAGCAGAGACTAATGTAGAAGGcagccaacagaaaaacaaaacagatagaATTCTACCGTTTTTTCTGCTTGTTCTCACTTAACTCCCCTGTCCCGCACAACTTTTGCTCATGGAAGACTcacaagagcagcggcttctgatctgtAGAGTTGTGTTTGATtacctattcctccacatgcagtgagttgggagaccttgggttgttctcacagagcagttgctctcagagctgtctcatcctcacctacctcacagggtgtctgttgtggagaaaggaagggaaagcaagtgtaagctgctttgagactcctttaggtagtaaaaaactGTTCTTCAAAATGGTCAAACGTCTCCCTTCACAATCTGACAATCTAGCATGTTCTAACTCATGAAGTAGGCCTTAACTAGTGTACATATTTAATGTGCAGTCCTCCGTTTCAGTTTCAAAAAATCAACTCTTTGAATGCTCATGAAGAAGAGTAATTTcctgaaaactttgctcatggCCACCTTCACTTCTTTGTTTCTCAGGCTGTATATGAGGGGATTCAGCATTGGAGTCAGGATAGTATAGGAAATAGAAAAGGTTTTCTTGATGTGTCTGAGGTTCTTGGACCTTGGTAGCAAATAGACCAGCATCAAAGTTCCATAATACAAGGCCACAACAGAAAGATGAGAAGAACAAGTGGAGAAGgccttttgccttccagtgatggAGGGAATTCTGAGGATAGCAAGTATAATGAAACCATAAGATGAAATGGTgaggaaaaagggagggagagtgaAAATGCAAGCAAATATGAAGGATGAGAGTTCAACTAAATATGTGTCACTGCATGAGATAGACCTTATGTCAGGAACAACGTCACAAAAATAGTGATCAATTTCATTAGGGCCACAGAATGCTAACCACGATATATTCAACGTCAGGCTTGTGCTGACCAGAATTCCACTGGCCCAAGACACAACTGCTAGCTGGAAGCTCAGCCTCCCGTTCATAAGAGTAGCATAAaggagtggtttacatattgccAAATACCTGTCATACGACATCATGGAAAGGAGGTAGCATTCCGTACCTCCCAGGCAAGCATAGATGAAAAATTGTATGAGACAGGCTCTGACAGATATACTCCTGTCCCCTGTCAAGAGGCTTGACAGCATCTTAGGCACAATGGTAGAGCTGCAACAGATTTCCAGGAAGGAGAGATTTCCCAGGAAGAAGTACATAGGAGTGTGGAGGTGTTTATCACTCACAACTAGCACAACAATGAGGAGGTTTCCAGCCATAGTTGCCAGGTAGATCATAAAGAACAGCAGGAACAGAAGAACTTCAAAATTTGGGAGCTCTCCAAATCCCAGGAGTATAAATTCAGAAACAGCTGATTGATTCTGCCACATTTTCTTTGCAACATGCAGCACCTAGAAAAAGTCAAAAAGACGCATGCAATAAAATAATTCATGGGGTCAAACTTTAAAGTAAAGTTTGTAATGATTTATCCAATTTGTTCTTGGACATATTGAGCCATCGTGATACAGGATGTGATTGTGTTTTTCTCTAATtgtgtttttctctgttttgATGACTGTTCAGTATTTGGTGCAACTGGATATTGCTGAATTTTGTTGTGTCAGGAATGTTGGCTAATAACAACAGATtacaacagggatagtcaaacttcagccctccagatgtccatggactaccataggaattgtagtcccatAGGAATtcccataggaattgtagtccatggacatctggagggctgaagTTTGACTATCCCATAggtattgtagtctatggacatctggagggccacagtttaactacccctggattagaggataGAAAATCCCACAAAGGCTGTAAAGATttttacacatgaagctgccctatcaTGAATCAGACCTATTGGTATATATTGTCAATTTTGTTGTCTAAGACTGTCTTTggttctccatggtctcaggcagaggtcttccacacacTTGATAACTGGGTTATGGGccattgaacctgagaccttctaaaTGTCAAAAGGATACTCTATTATTGAACCATGGATCTTTCACGGCTTTAATCCAAACAATTTCAAAATACTGAATCCCTGGAGCTCTTCTTGCCAAATTTACAATTTGACAATAAATATTGATCTCTCAActgcaaaatgaaataaatggatCATGTTAGGAAAAGAAAATGTACTTAATTCCCAAACTTTTGATGCTTTTCTTTGTTGAAATCCAGCTGTAAATTAAAGATGCCCATAGGTGCAGTTCTGTTATTCAACTTCAAAGATCCTTGAACCATCAGTGTTTGAGTTGAGCCATCAAACCTGAGAAAATCTATTTGTAGCATCACAGCTAGGACTCTGCTTCATTCATGTCCTGTCTAGGAGAGGCATAAAGTCAATATATTTCTTTCCGGATCAGCTAGCTAAAACATAATGGTAATGCAAAGGAAATAACAGGGAGAAAGAAATATAACAGCTTCTGAGTTCTGTTACCTAGCCAGCTTgtattccagatttttttttttggggggggggagggaggaaataaaTTATTTAACTTTATTTGAGGAGTGATCGGCAGAAGAAACAAGTCATataattgtgttttattttattgttaaattCAAGTGCAAAATTTGTCATGGGTGAACTCCATGGGTGAACTCATGGTCCACACAGGGTCAGTATTCCAAAAGACATCTGAATCAGCAATAAAAATTATTGTCCCTACCTTTGGTGGCTATTTTTCAGACACCAGTGCACAAATCCACACATTGGCATGTGGCTTCAGCTAAAGACCTTCCTCCCGATTTCTTCCAAAGAGTCCAAGAGGAATGATGTATCAGAACAAGGCCATGTAAAAGACTGAAGACTAATGCCCATATGTACTGGTTATTTGTGCTCTGTGAAGCAAGGAGAATATCTCCCTCGATATTTCTGATAATGAGTATGTTTAATTGtaggggaaaaacaaaaacaaaaaaagaacttACAGTGAATTGTATTTTCAGATGGGAATTAGACAACAATGTAGAGTATCCATGTGTAATGGGCCTACGCTGCATGAAGCGGAAGCCACAGTATTCAGACCTAGGTTTTGATCCAGTCTGGTCTTCAGCACTAGGATGCAAAGGAACAAATAGCTCCATCTGACTATCAAAAAAAGACCTGCTGAAGATCAAGGAACCTACATGTCCAAGCTCAGGATAGGTACTAGATCTATCCTGGAGCCTTTAGGTAACCTACCCCCTGGTTTCATCACCAGTCCTTAATGTCCAATTTTGATGCCAATTgcttgaaatgttgggggaggagTTTTAGGAATTGTACTGTACTACCATTTTATTTGTTATGTAACTTGTTAAGGATTTTTAGGGGATTAGTTTTTTATGATGTGGGTTTTATGGTACTTGGCATTGTTTTATGATTTGCTGtacaccaccacaagccagcattgctgggagaAATGGtattaaaattcaataaataaataaattaaacaaattgaTTATGTTCTATCAAAGGTGGATGTTATGCTCATATTTGATTTCATGTCTACAGGGCCAAAGTGTTGTCTCAACTACCTCATGGAGTTCAGATCTGGCTTGATGGATGGAATCCAAACACAGAGAGGATAGCAGCTTGATTCCACAGAGCTATTCTGGGGCTCGCTATATTTGTAACTATGGCAGTTTATTTTCTGTGGATAGACTTCTGGAATTCTAACCGATTCATTTATATAGATCCAATTCCATATGAAAAATATTTCTCAGTGTATATATGAAAGGGATGACCATAGAACACAAAactgctctaggatgctttgggctgatcctgcgttgagcttcTGTtgagatggactgtatggccccttccaactctatgattctatgattctataggactGTATAGAAAACAGAAGACTTTGTTGAGATCTCACAGTTCCTTGGTCTTCAGTCATATGTACACAACAATAAAGGTTACATAGGAAATGGAGACCATAATAAGATGAGAGGAACAAATAGAGAAGGCCTTGCTTCTGCTGCTGTTTGAAGGTATTCTCAAAATGGTGATGATGATGCATACCTACGAGGCCAGTGTAAACCACAGTAGTGGCCCTGTGCATGCTGAGCCCAAGACAATCATCACCATTTCTGTCTGCTGAATGTAACCACAGGAAAGCATTAAAAATGGTGCATAATCACAGAAGAAATTGTCAATTTCACTGGGGCTACAGTAGTTTAGATGCAAAGCAAGGAATGTTGTAAATGCACTAGCCCCAATGTCAATCATTCATGAAGCAATGAGCACATGGCTTGCTATTCATGAGGGTTACATAACAAAGTGGGTTGCATATAGTTATGTTTTGGTCATAACACCCTTGCATGCCCACTACTTTTGGTGCACCCATGCTGAATGACCCCAACAGCATGGCCACCAGGCAGTGGCACCACCCGAGGGGCCTGCCACCACTGCTGGACAGCCCTCACCAGGCCCACCACTGCTGCTGGCACTGcagactgcattcgctggcaggggctcctcggaattgtagtccatggacatctggagggccacagtttgactacccctgatctagtccaaccccctgcactatgcaggaagctcacaacctattgctcatccactgtaacctgccacccccttgaaccttcgcagaatcagcctctctgtcagatggctatccagcctctgtttaaaaatttccaaagatggagaaccgaccacctcccgaggaagcctgttccactgagaatccgttttaactgtcaggaacttatatTGAAACTGTAGTGCCAATGCTTCCAGATATATAACCAATACATTTCTGGTGCGTTATTAGTAAGCACAGATGTGCTTCTGAAAAGCTATGGTAAAAGACAGATAATGGGACTATAAAGGCTGCCAGTAACATAGCCATATGCTGATAAAGGGTTACCACTTATTCTAGTTGTgatgcagacacacacacataatagATGGAAACAGGCAGCTTAAAAATGGATTGGAGTACATTGTACCTTATGACCGATGTAATGAGGGGCATAAAGGGAGAATCTAGAGGTTTGTTAGATACAATAAATAGTTTAATGCTGGGCATAAAGCAAGGATTTGTGTGATTAAACAGACAATCCCCAAACTCCAAAATCAATATCCTGTACCATATGTCCTGTACAATACAGCTGTAAAGCAGCTAGAAGAGCTGAAGAACACGGAGCGATTTCCCCTGTGGAATTGAATGATTGTATTTTCAAGAATGACAAAAATTTAGAATATTAGGAGATGATAAAACCCATTGTAAAACCCATTGTTTTGGGTGATCATGAATACAAAGTCATGtaccttgttctgaaatcatgaAATACAAGTGAAAATTTTTGAGCTCAAAGTTGGACTTCCACTTTACAGGGTAAAATCCTAGCAGTAGGATTTTACTACATGAACTGTAAGGaacaataaaatggaaatatCTGGCAAGGAGTTAGTTGTGATGGTCATATTTTAACCAAGACATAGAAGTGGGAAGTAACCTACATAGAAAAGAAGGACAGTAACAAAGGAGCATGTGACTTGATTACTGGCACAATATTCATTAGAGAGAGTGCAgcatggaaaataaaaatatataatcataGCAAAGAATTTGGGTATGGTTATCACTGATCAGAATGAATTCTCATGAAACTTAAAAGGAATGtctgaatgtattttatttagattcaaatgggtagccgtgttggtctgaagtagcccaataaaatcaaagtccagtagcacctttaaaaccaacaaagatttattcaaggcgtgagcttttgagtgcaagcactcatttatttatttatatttgaatatatatataccgCTGGGGATTGTCTGTTTAATCACACAAATCCTTGCTTATATATAccgtcttgcagcggtttacaataaaagaataaaatatgatACCTGCAAAACCCCTTAAAATATAAACATGTATCTAGTTATAATGTAACTTTTGTttgtctggggaagagtgcttgcactcgaaagctcacgtcttgaataaatatttgttggtcttaaaagtgccactggactctgattttgttttgttcagaaGATCATCAGGGTCAAGCAAAAACCATTCACCTTTTGATAACAGAAATACCATAAGTGATCAGACTCTATCTGTGCCACAAATTGAAATTTACCATATCCTTGCAAGACATAAAAAATAACATTACTATTTTATCATCTCTGTAGATATATTATAGCTCATCTAGATACAGcatcaatttaaaaaattagaGTTAATTTCTATAATGCATTCCAATTTTTCTCTTAAATTAAGATGCACACATCTGGGCCCCTTGTTAAGCTTCCAATTTGGTTTCTGTTTTTATTCTATGGTCCAGAGCTTGTATCTTTTGATTAACTTCATCATGGAACTCTTAATTTCTTTGTTCATCATTGTATAGATCACTGGATTTAATAAGGGGAAGATCACAGTATGGAAGATAGCAACCACTTTGTCCATGGGTAATGGTTCTGAAGGGCGAGTATAGAGGTA
The Paroedura picta isolate Pp20150507F chromosome 16, Ppicta_v3.0, whole genome shotgun sequence genome window above contains:
- the LOC143825487 gene encoding olfactory receptor 10A3-like encodes the protein MELFVPLHPSAEDQTGSKPRSEYCGFRFMQRRPITHGYSTLLSNSHLKIQFTVLHVAKKMWQNQSAVSEFILLGFGELPNFEVLLFLLFFMIYLATMAGNLLIVVLVVSDKHLHTPMYFFLGNLSFLEICCSSTIVPKMLSSLLTGDRSISVRACLIQFFIYACLGGTECYLLSMMSYDRYLAICKPLLYATLMNGRLSFQLAVVSWASGILVSTSLTLNISWLAFCGPNEIDHYFCDVVPDIRSISCSDTYLVELSSFIFACIFTLPPFFLTISSYGFIILAILRIPSITGRQKAFSTCSSHLSVVALYYGTLMLVYLLPRSKNLRHIKKTFSISYTILTPMLNPLIYSLRNKEVKVAMSKVFRKLLFFMSIQRVDFLKLKRRTAH